Proteins encoded together in one Impatiens glandulifera chromosome 1, dImpGla2.1, whole genome shotgun sequence window:
- the LOC124918689 gene encoding zinc finger BED domain-containing protein DAYSLEEPER-like: MDMDMDQEAENIVGVNQHKRRRKKSSVWEHFTIETISASCIRACCKQCKKSFSYISGTKVAGTSHLKRHIVLGICPESHHHQQDQQQQEHQQQTEEESQLALYLPGSETNICPAIEPSRKRYKAIPRLSRIHFNQDLCNLELAKMIILQEYPLHIVEHHEFINFIRTIQPLFDPVTVDFIQEEILSFFLREKQNRIDVLAQSPGRVNLTLDLLLSDNSIGYVLITGYFVDANFKLQRQVLNVIMVPNPDSECSLNQAVLDCLVDWNLEDKLFTVTLAESFASTSFRENLKSLPSVKIQHILNGQLLIGNCYASNLTRLAQDALLLTNEVVGKVRRIVKYVKTSRATEIEFNEMKEHLHVGSTKSLNMDDITKWNTTYHMLKTACELKGVFFCLDTFDSNYELPSNDEWNQVETLCTYLKLMFDASCILVGGTNLTASVFFHEMWKLKYDLINASLSKDVFVSNLTKPLQEKFDHYWRDTCLVMALAVVMDPRFKMKLVEFSFYKIYGEDAEMWIKTVDDGIHELFLEYVVKSLPPANFLMEVNDGSVMTELTKDGNLFSDDGEEFSDFDLYISEITSNQQIKTELHQYLEEPVLPRVQEFDVLVWWELNRANYPTLSQMAFDVLSIPFSTVGTDSVFDTMTKKMDVYRSSLTPQLIQALICSKDWLSRSS, encoded by the coding sequence atggatatggatatggatcaAGAAGCCGAGAACATAGTTGGTGTAAATCAGCACAAACGTAGGAGGAAAAAGTCATCTGTATGGGAGCACTTCACAATTGAAACAATCAGTGCAAGCTGCATCAGGGCCTGTTGTAAGCAATGCAAAAAGTCGTTTTCTTATATTTCAGGCACAAAAGTAGCTGGAACTAGCCACCTTAAACGACACATTGTATTGGGTATCTGCCCAGAAAGTCATCATCATCAGCAGGATCAACAGCAACAAGAACATCAACAGCAAACTGAAGAGGAATCTCAGTTAGCTCTATATTTGCCTGGTTCAGAAACTAATATCTGCCCTGCAATTGAACCCTCAAGAAAGCGGTATAAAGCAATCCCTAGATTATCCAGAATCCATTTCAACCAAGATCTATGTAATCTTGAATTGGCCAAAATGATAATTTTGCAGGAGTATCCTCTTCATATTGTGGAGCATCATGAGTTTATCAATTTCATTCGAACAATACAACCTCTTTTCGATCCAGTCACTGTTGACTTCATACAAGAGGAAATCTTGAGTTTCTTTCTGAGGGAAAAACAAAATCGTATCGACGTTCTTGCTCAATCTCCTGGACGAGTAAACTTAACCTTGGATCTGTTGTTATCGGATAATTCCATAGGCTATGTTTTAATTACAGGATACTTTGTTGATGCTAATTTCAAATTGCAACGGCAGGTTCTTAATGTCATTATGGTTCCAAATCCAGATTCAGAATGCTCACTTAACCAAGCTGTTCTTGATTGTCTTGTCGATTGGAATCTAGAGGACAAGCTGTTCACTGTTACTCTAGCTGAATCATTCGCAAGCACTTCTTTTAGAGAAAATCTGAAATCCCTCCCTTCTGTCAAGATCCAACATATTCTAAACGGACAGCTATTGATTGGGAATTGTTACGCCAGCAATTTGACTCGGCTTGCTCAAGATGCGTTGCTTTTGACGAACGAAGTTGTTGGGAAAGTTCGTCGGATAGTGAAGTACGTTAAAACCTCGAGAGCTACTGAAATTGAATTCAACGAGATGAAAGAACATCTGCATGTGGGTAGTACGAAGAGCTTAAACATGGACGATATCACAAAATGGAACACTACTTACCATATGCTTAAAACTGCTTGTGAATTGAAGGGAGTTTTTTTCTGCTTGGATACATTTGATTCAAATTACGAGCTTCCTTCTAACGACGAGTGGAATCAGGTTGAAACTCTTTGTACATACTTAAAGCTTATGTTCGATGCAAGCTGCATATTAGTAGGTGGAACAAACTTAACTGCCAGTGTGTTCTTCCATGAAATGTGGAAGCTTAAGTACGATCTCATAAATGCAAGCCTGAGCAAAGATGTTTTTGTCAGTAATTTAACAAAACCTTTGCAGGAGAAGTTTGATCATTATTGGAGAGACACCTGTTTGGTTATGGCTCTTGCTGTGGTTATGGATCCGAGGTTTAAAATGAAGTTAGTGGAATTCAGTTTTTACAAGATTTATGGCGAAGATGCTGAAATGTGGATTAAGACTGTTGATGATGGTATTCATGAACTGTTTCTTGAATATGTTGTGAAGTCTCTTCCGCCTGCAAACTTTTTGATGGAAGTGAACGATGGTTCTGTAATGACAGAGTTAACAAAGGATGGAAATCTTTTCTCTGATGATGGTGAAGAGTTTTCggattttgatttatatatatcagaGATTACGAGTAATCAGCAGATCAAAACTGAGTTACATCAGTATCTTGAAGAACCCGTTTTGCCCCGGGTGCAGGAGTTTGATGTTTTAGTTTGGTGGGAGTTGAATCGCGCCAATTACCCGACTCTTTCTCAGATGGCTTTTGATGTTTTGTCGATTCCGTTTTCTACAGTTGGTACTGATTCAGTTTTTGATACAATGACGAAGAAGATGGATGTTTATCGCAGTTCGCTAACACCCCAGTTAATCCAGGCCCTTATTTGCTCGAAGGACTGGCTGAGCAGGAGTTCATAG
- the LOC124913591 gene encoding uncharacterized protein LOC124913591: protein MAKVITPGVDDGIRALDVSSPLMSLKSIRSLSYSKLPPQLTRLSVLKLDGSSFVCWFDDNNADVNVARNARVGDIKWAIEDLFNSSSFDGQEEIPWSQVWGYFCLSYKNKNLMNDNADIQSLGMKDNDQLRFVKHLEMQQCTIGRQQHSSANFLRCLSRPHTREVKYEEDNISIPKFRVAHLFRRKLYSSSGFIFKCYGIKPKLA, encoded by the exons ATGGCTAAGGTTATAACACCAGGCGTTGATGATGGCATTCGGGCTTTAGATGTATCTTCCCCATTGATGTCTCTTAAAAGTATTCGTAGCTTATCGTACAGCAAGCTTCCTCCTCAGCTCACCAGACTTTCTGTTCTAAAACTTGATGGCTCTTCATTTG TTTGTTGGTTCGACGACAACAACGCAGATGTAAATGTTGCTAGAAATGCTAGAGTTGGGGATATCAAATGGGCAATAGAGGATCTGTTCAATTCATCATCATTTGATGGTCAAGAGGAGATTCCATG GTCACAAGTTTGGGGATACTTTTGTTTGtcctataaaaacaaaaatctaatGAATGACAATGCTGATATACAATCTTTAGGAATGAAGGATAATGACCAG CTTCGGTTTGTTAAACATCTTGAAATGCAGCAATGCACAATAGGAAGACAACAACATTCTTCAGCCAATTTCTTAAG GTGTTTGTCAAGGCCACACACAAgggaagtgaaatatgaagaAGACAATATCTCGATTCCGAAATTCAGGGTGGCTCATTTATTCAGGCGAAAGTTGTATAGCTCTTCTGGTTTTATCTTCAAGTGTTATGGAATCAAGCCTAAGCTAGCTTGA